One window of the Silurus meridionalis isolate SWU-2019-XX chromosome 24, ASM1480568v1, whole genome shotgun sequence genome contains the following:
- the LOC124378346 gene encoding LOW QUALITY PROTEIN: complement C3-like (The sequence of the model RefSeq protein was modified relative to this genomic sequence to represent the inferred CDS: inserted 1 base in 1 codon), with the protein MEDSECVKAFLDCCTEIRSHKDKQRPLVRLARSDDDDDYDYDDDDFISFFTRTHFPESWLWEDISLPACPGNKPCTTTTLTMDTNYLQDSITTWQILAISLSKTHGICAADPYEITVVKDFFVDLKLPYSAVHNEQVEIKAILYNLSNMLQKVRLEFFETEQICSVANKKKKYRSIVNIDPNSSRSVPFLIIPMKIGDHHIEVKAASGSYHDGVRKTLKVMPEGMLTEILETNLKLNPSQFPGGIQTVQMKTDIPSGQVPNTPAHSQIIVTGQQVSQTIEQVISGDFMGRLIIKPIGSGDQVMISMTLPLXATHYLDTTNQWEAVGLHKRNEAIQHIKTGYLQELKFRKDDGSYASFLTRPSSTWLTAYVVKVFAMATDYISIDKNVLCSAIKWLILNAQMPDGTFKERSPVVHSEMVGDVRGKDSDASLTAFVLIALQEGNHLCATYVSSILESSSKALNYLERRLLSLNNPYAIAMTSYALAKAGKFNKNHLLQASSEDGSYWQVPGGQFFSVEATAYALLALVKAKEFNAAGKAVRWLNRQSINYGGHGTTQATIMVFQAVAEYYKQVSHRKNVDLMVEVRVSERHRPVKWIFNSENLQLTYTYKVQLQQEFNVTAKGTGAGVFKVMTIYYARPIEKKSNCKNYTVSLEMKREAKTSYSNAEESYMFTINVLYNDPNGDAPMTILDIGLLTGFVVDKRDLTDLSSENDKYIQKFEMNEELSERGSLIIYLDKVSHTVPDRIAFRMHKINKVNMLQPAAVSVYEYYSPEERCVKFYHPTKNEGALSMLCSNREGLCECAEENCSIQKKPKIKNNDWELVDYVYKAKVVEMNLNPNTDFYEMEIEEILREGIDQVKPGNRTSFMGRADCRSAFNFVKGKSYLLMGQRSNILKEDSRLLYILGEQTWIENWPTSQEGQNSHI; encoded by the exons CCACAACAACTCTCACCATGGACACAAACTATCTACAAGACTCTATTACAACATGGCAAATCCTAGCCATCAGTCTGTCCAAGACCCACG GTATCTGTGCGGCTGATCCATATGAAATAACAGTGGTAAAAGATTTCTTTGTGGATCTCAAGTTACCTTATTCAGCAGTACACAATGAACAAGTTGAAATCAAAGCAATTCTGTATAACCTCTCCAATATGCTACAGAAG GTGCGTTTGGAATTCTTTGAGACGGAGCAAATTTGCAGTGTAGccaacaaaaagaagaaataccGTTCTATAGTTAACATTGACCCCAATTCCAGCAGATCTGTCCCATTTCTGATAATTCCCATGAAAATAGGAGACCACCATATAGAGGTGAAGGCTGCAAGCGGATCATATCATGATGGAGTAAGGAAAACCCTGAAGGTAATG CCTGAGGGGATGCTAACTGAAATCTTAGAAACCAATTTGAAACTGAATCCCTCTCAATTTCCTG GTGGCATCCAAACTGTACAGATGAAGACTGATATTCCAAGTGGGCAGGTTCCAAACACTCCTGCACACTCTCAGATCATTGTGACGg GTCAGCAGGTGAGTCAGACAATCGAGCAGGTCATCAGTGGAGACTTCATGGGGCGCCTGATCATAAAGCCTATTGGAAGTGGGGATCAAGTCATGATCTCTATGACATTGCCCT CTGCCACACACTACTTAGATACCACTAATCAGTGGGAAGCAGTCGGCCTACACAAACGTAATGAAGCTATCCAACACATTAAAACAG GATATCTACAAGAGCTTAAATTTCGTAAAGATGATGGTTCTTATGCGTCATTTCTAACGAGACCTAGCAGCACATG GTTGACAGCATACGTGGTCAAAGTCTTTGCTATGGCAACTGACTATATAAGCATAGATAAAAATGTCCTGTGCAGCGCCATCAAATGGTTGATTCTGAATGCACAGATGCCAGATGGCACATTTAAAGAACGCTCCCCAGTGGTCCATTCAGAGATGGTT GGTGATGTGCGAGGTAAGGATTCTGATGCATCTCTGACAGCATTTGTCTTGATTGCTTTGCAAGAAGGAAACCATCTCTGTGCCACGTATGTTAGC AGTATTTTAGAGTCTTCCAGCAAGGCCCTAAATTATTTGGAAAGAAGGCTCCTCTCCTTGAACAATCCATATGCAATTGCGATGACTTCCTATGCCTTGGCAAAAGCTGGCAAGTTCAACAAAAATCATCTGCTGCAGGCGTCCTCTGAAG ATGGTTCTTACTGGCAGGTTCCTGGAGGACAGTTCTTCTCTGTGGAAGCGACAGCATATGCCTTGCTGGCTCTGGTAAAAGCAAAGGAATTTAATGCAGCAGGAAAAGCTGTTAGATGGCTCAATAGGCAGAGTATCAATTATGGAGGTCATGGCACCACTCAG GCCACCATCATGGTGTTCCAAGCAGTGGCTGAATACTATAAGCAAGTAAGCCATCGAAAGAATGTAGACTTGATGGTGGAAGTGAGGGTGAGTGAAAGACATCGTCCCGTCAAATGGATTTTCAACAGCGAAAACTTACAacttacatatacatacaag GTTCAGCTTCAGCAAGAGTTTAATGTTACTGCTAAAGGAACTGGTGCTGGAGTTTTCAAA GTAATGACAATTTATTATGCTAGACCCATAGAAAAGAAGAGCAACTGCAAAAATTACACTGTTTCTTTGGAAATGAAGAGAGAAGCAAAAA CATCGTACAGCAATGCAGAAGAAAGCTACATGTTTACCATCAACGTCCT TTATAACGACCCAAACGGAGATGCCCCTATGACTATTTTGGACATCGGCTTGCTGACTGGGTTTGTGGTGGATAAAAGAGATCTGACAGAC TTGAGCAGTGAGAATGATAAATACATCCAGAAGTTTGAGATGAACGAGGAGCTTTCTGAACGTGGCTCCCTCATCATTTATTTAGATAAG GTATCACACACTGTTCCGGATAGAATTGCCTTCAGAATGCACAAGATTAACAAAGTAAATATGCTTCAACCTGCTGCTGTCAGTGTGTACGAGTACTACTCTCCAG AGGAACGCTGTGTGAAGTTCTACCATCCAACAAAGAACGAAGGAGCCCTGAGTATGTTGTGCAGTAACAGGGAGGGTCTGTGCGAGTGTGCTGAAg AAAACTGCAGTATccaaaagaaaccaaaaattaaaaacaatgacTGGGAGCTCGTCGATTACG TTTATAAAGCCAAAGTCGTGGAAATGAATCTGAACCCAAACACAGATTTCTATGAAATGGAGATTGAAGAgatcctgagagaag GGATCGACCAAGTTAAACCAGGAAACCGAACTTCCTTCATGGGTCGTGCTGATTGCAGAAGTGCTTTCAAttttgtgaaaggaaagagCTACCTCCTCATGGGGCAACGTTCTAACATACTGAAGGAAGACAGCAG GCTGCTGTATATCCTGGGAGAGCAGACGTGGATTGAAAACTGGCCCACAAGTCAAGAAGGGCAAAATAGCCatatatga